Proteins encoded within one genomic window of Flavobacterium gilvum:
- the ykgO gene encoding type B 50S ribosomal protein L36, with translation MKVRASVKKRSAECIIVRRKGRLYVINKKNPRFKQRQG, from the coding sequence ATGAAAGTTAGAGCATCAGTAAAAAAGAGAAGTGCCGAGTGCATTATCGTACGTAGAAAAGGAAGATTATACGTAATCAACAAAAAGAATCCTAGATTTAAACAAAGACAAGGATAA
- a CDS encoding citrate synthase codes for MSKTAILEIDGNKFDLPIIVGSENEVAIDISKLRDLSGVITLDPGYKNSGACKSEITFLDGELGILRYRGYSIEDLAEKSHFLEVSYLLIFGNLPSAETLEQFENDIRRFTLVSEEMKIIIDGFPRTAHPMGVLSALTSALTAFHPKSVDVNNEKDMYDAICKTIAKFLVIATWTYRKSMGYPLNYYDNTIGYVENFMSLMFKLPTGPYAVNPVIVDALDKLFILHADHEQNCSTSTVRMVGSSHAGLFASISSGVSALWGPLHGGANQAVLEMLEEIHASGGDADKYLAKAKDKDDPFRLMGFGHRVYKNFDPRAKIIKKAADDVLATLGVNDPILEIAKKLEAAALEDEYFKSRNLYPNVDFYSGIIYRALGIPTDMFTVLFAIGRLPGWIAQWKEMRENKEPIGRPRQVYTGYPLRDYVK; via the coding sequence ATGTCAAAAACAGCAATATTAGAAATTGACGGTAATAAGTTTGACCTGCCAATAATAGTTGGTAGTGAGAACGAAGTTGCTATAGATATTAGTAAATTAAGAGATTTATCGGGTGTAATTACCCTTGATCCAGGTTATAAAAACTCTGGAGCTTGTAAAAGCGAAATCACATTTTTGGATGGAGAACTTGGGATTTTACGTTATAGAGGATATTCAATTGAGGATTTGGCTGAAAAATCACATTTTTTAGAAGTTTCCTATTTGTTGATTTTTGGAAATTTGCCTTCTGCTGAAACATTGGAGCAATTTGAAAATGATATTCGTAGATTCACTTTAGTGAGTGAAGAAATGAAAATTATTATAGATGGTTTTCCACGTACAGCCCACCCAATGGGGGTTTTATCAGCTTTGACAAGTGCTTTGACTGCGTTTCACCCAAAATCTGTAGATGTTAATAACGAAAAAGATATGTATGACGCAATTTGTAAAACAATTGCAAAATTTTTAGTTATTGCTACTTGGACTTATAGAAAAAGTATGGGGTATCCTTTGAATTATTATGATAATACCATAGGATATGTTGAAAATTTCATGAGTTTAATGTTTAAGTTGCCTACAGGACCTTATGCTGTAAATCCTGTTATTGTTGATGCATTGGATAAACTATTTATTCTTCATGCTGACCACGAACAAAACTGTTCTACATCAACAGTAAGAATGGTGGGGTCTTCTCATGCTGGCTTATTTGCTTCTATATCTTCTGGAGTTTCTGCTTTGTGGGGGCCTTTGCATGGTGGTGCAAATCAGGCAGTGCTTGAAATGCTTGAGGAAATTCATGCTTCTGGAGGTGATGCAGATAAATATTTAGCGAAAGCTAAAGATAAAGACGATCCTTTTAGATTGATGGGATTTGGTCATAGAGTTTATAAAAACTTTGATCCAAGAGCCAAAATAATCAAGAAAGCTGCAGATGATGTTCTAGCAACTTTGGGAGTAAATGACCCAATTCTTGAAATCGCCAAAAAATTGGAGGCTGCTGCTTTGGAAGATGAGTATTTCAAATCAAGAAATTTATATCCAAACGTAGATTTTTACTCAGGAATTATTTATAGAGCTTTAGGAATCCCAACCGATATGTTTACTGTATTGTTTGCAATTGGAAGATTACCGGGTTGGATCGCTCAATGGAAAGAAATGAGAGAAAACAAAGAACCGATAGGAAGACCAAGACAAGTTTATACAGGTTATCCTTTGAGAGATTATGTTAAATAA
- the rpsE gene encoding 30S ribosomal protein S5 produces MMSKYKNIEIVKPSGLELKDRLVSVNRVTKVTKGGRAFGFSAIVVVGDENGVVGHGLGKSKDVSEAIAKAVEDAKKNLVKIPLNGQSVPHEQKGKFGGARVFLIPASHGTGVIAGGAVRSVLESVGIHDVLSKSQGSSNPHNVVKATFDALLQMRSAHTVAKQRGISLEKVFKG; encoded by the coding sequence ATTATGTCTAAATACAAAAATATCGAGATAGTAAAACCTAGTGGTCTTGAATTGAAAGATCGTTTGGTGAGTGTAAATCGTGTTACTAAGGTTACAAAAGGGGGTAGAGCTTTTGGTTTTTCTGCTATTGTAGTTGTAGGTGATGAAAATGGAGTAGTTGGTCACGGATTAGGAAAATCTAAAGATGTTTCTGAAGCAATTGCGAAAGCAGTAGAAGATGCTAAGAAAAATTTAGTAAAAATTCCTTTGAATGGACAATCTGTTCCTCACGAACAAAAAGGTAAATTTGGTGGTGCACGTGTATTCTTAATTCCTGCGTCTCATGGTACGGGAGTTATTGCTGGTGGGGCTGTTCGTTCAGTTCTTGAATCAGTTGGTATTCACGATGTATTATCTAAATCTCAAGGATCTTCAAATCCGCATAACGTAGTGAAAGCAACTTTTGATGCTTTATTACAAATGAGAAGTGCTCATACTGTTGCAAAACAAAGAGGTATTTCTTTAGAGAAAGTTTTTAAAGGTTAA
- a CDS encoding DNA-directed RNA polymerase subunit alpha, translating into MAIFNFQKPDKVIMIDSTDFEGKFEFRPLEPGYGLTVGNALRRVLLSALEGYAITSVRIEGVDHEFSTISGVVEDVTEIILNLKQVRFKRQIEDIDNESVTISVSGKDQLTAGDFQKFISGFQVLNPELVICNLDSKIKLNFDLTIEKGRGYVPAEENKKQNAAIGTIFTDSIFTPVKNVKYAIENFRVEQKTDYEKLVFEIKTDGSINPKDALTEAAKVLIHHFMLFSDERITLEADEIAQTESYDEESLHMRQLLKTKLVDMDLSVRALNCLKAAEVDTLGDLVSFNKNDLMKFRNFGKKSLTELDELVAIKNLTFGMDLAKYKLDKE; encoded by the coding sequence ATGGCAATATTTAATTTTCAGAAGCCCGATAAAGTTATCATGATCGATTCAACCGATTTTGAAGGTAAATTTGAATTTAGACCTTTAGAACCTGGATACGGATTGACTGTTGGTAATGCACTTAGAAGAGTTTTGCTTTCAGCATTAGAAGGTTATGCTATTACATCAGTTCGTATAGAAGGTGTAGATCATGAGTTTTCTACTATTTCAGGAGTTGTTGAAGATGTTACCGAAATTATTCTTAATCTTAAACAAGTACGTTTCAAACGTCAGATTGAGGATATAGATAATGAATCAGTTACTATTTCTGTTTCTGGTAAAGATCAATTGACAGCTGGAGATTTTCAAAAATTCATATCAGGTTTCCAAGTTTTGAATCCAGAACTTGTTATCTGTAATTTAGATAGTAAAATCAAACTGAATTTCGATTTAACTATCGAAAAAGGTAGAGGTTATGTTCCTGCTGAAGAGAACAAAAAACAGAATGCTGCAATTGGAACAATTTTTACAGATTCTATTTTTACTCCGGTAAAAAATGTAAAATATGCTATTGAAAACTTCCGTGTAGAGCAAAAAACAGATTATGAAAAATTAGTTTTTGAAATAAAAACTGACGGATCTATCAATCCTAAAGACGCTCTTACTGAGGCTGCTAAAGTTCTAATTCACCATTTCATGTTGTTTTCTGATGAAAGAATTACACTTGAGGCTGATGAAATTGCACAAACAGAATCTTATGACGAAGAGTCATTACATATGAGACAATTGCTTAAAACTAAGCTTGTTGATATGGATCTTTCTGTTAGAGCATTAAATTGTTTGAAAGCGGCTGAAGTTGATACACTTGGTGATTTAGTATCGTTCAATAAAAATGACCTAATGAAATTCCGTAATTTCGGTAAAAAATCTTTAACTGAACTAGATGAACTAGTGGCAATTAAAAATTTGACCTTCGGTATGGATTTAGCAAAATACAAACTAGATAAAGAATAA
- the secY gene encoding preprotein translocase subunit SecY, which yields MKKFIESISNVWKIEELKNRILITLGLLLVYRFGAHVTLPGIDATQLTGLAGQTKNGLGSILDMFTGGAFSKASVFALGIMPYISASIVVQLMGIAIPYLQKLQSDGESGRKKINQITRWLTIVITLVQGPTYIYNLYRTLPSSAFILGFNSFEFLFSSVVILVTGTIFAMWLGEKITDKGIGNGISLLIMVGILARLPQAFIQEFTTRVTNNNGGPMLLVVEIIIWLLVIISCVLLVMAIRKIPVQYARRTSSGDFEQDMMGGNRQWIPLKLNAAGVMPIIFAQAIMFIPAAVAGLSKSDASQSIVGAFSNMFGFWYNFVFATLIVVFTFFYTAITVPTNKMSDDLKRSGGFIPGIRPGVETSDYLDKVMSLITFPGSLFLALIAVFPAIVVSLMDVQQSWAMFFGGTSLIIMVGVAIDTIQQINSYLLNKHYDGLMKSGKNRKAVA from the coding sequence ATGAAGAAATTTATTGAATCAATAAGTAATGTTTGGAAAATAGAAGAATTAAAAAATAGAATTTTAATTACTTTAGGTTTGCTTCTTGTTTATCGTTTTGGAGCTCATGTTACGCTTCCTGGAATTGATGCAACTCAATTGACAGGATTGGCTGGGCAAACCAAAAACGGACTAGGATCTATTCTGGACATGTTTACCGGAGGTGCATTTTCTAAGGCTTCAGTTTTTGCTTTAGGGATTATGCCTTATATTTCTGCATCTATTGTAGTGCAACTTATGGGAATTGCGATTCCTTATTTGCAAAAACTTCAGAGTGACGGAGAGAGTGGTAGAAAGAAAATCAATCAAATTACACGTTGGTTAACTATCGTTATTACTTTAGTTCAAGGACCAACTTATATCTACAACCTTTACAGAACTTTGCCTAGTTCAGCTTTTATTTTGGGATTTAACTCTTTTGAATTTTTATTTTCTTCAGTTGTTATCTTGGTTACGGGTACTATATTTGCCATGTGGTTAGGAGAAAAAATCACTGATAAAGGAATTGGAAACGGTATTTCCCTTTTGATAATGGTTGGTATTTTGGCCAGGTTGCCACAAGCTTTTATTCAAGAATTCACGACAAGAGTAACTAATAATAATGGTGGGCCAATGTTATTGGTAGTTGAAATCATTATTTGGTTATTGGTGATAATATCTTGTGTATTACTGGTAATGGCAATAAGAAAAATTCCAGTTCAGTATGCGCGTCGTACTTCTTCTGGTGATTTCGAACAAGATATGATGGGAGGTAACAGACAATGGATACCATTGAAGCTTAATGCAGCTGGTGTAATGCCAATTATATTTGCACAAGCAATTATGTTTATTCCTGCAGCTGTTGCTGGTTTGTCAAAATCAGATGCTTCTCAGTCTATTGTTGGTGCTTTTAGTAATATGTTTGGGTTTTGGTATAATTTTGTTTTCGCAACGTTAATTGTTGTGTTCACTTTCTTCTATACTGCAATTACAGTTCCTACTAATAAGATGTCTGACGATTTAAAGAGAAGTGGCGGTTTTATTCCTGGAATAAGACCAGGTGTAGAAACTTCTGATTATCTTGATAAAGTGATGTCTTTAATAACTTTTCCAGGATCTTTATTTCTTGCTTTGATAGCTGTGTTCCCAGCCATTGTTGTAAGTCTTATGGATGTTCAACAATCTTGGGCTATGTTTTTTGGAGGGACTTCATTGATAATTATGGTTGGAGTTGCAATAGATACTATCCAGCAGATTAATTCATATTTGTTGAATAAACATTATGATGGTTTGATGAAAAGTGGTAAAAATAGAAAAGCAGTAGCTTAA
- the eno gene encoding phosphopyruvate hydratase has product MSIIVKIHARQIFDSRGNPTVEVDVITENGVLGRAAVPSGASTGAHEAHELRDGGKAFLGKGVLKAVENVNTKIAEELVGTSVFEQNLIDQMMIDLDGTSTKSNLGANAILGVSLAVAKAAAEELGLPLYRYVGGVSANTLPLPMMNIINGGSHSDAPIAFQEFMIMPVKATSFAHALQMGTEIFHNLKKVLHDRNLSTAVGDEGGFAPTLAGGTEDALDTIKKAVEAAGYTFGDDIMVALDCAASEFYKDGKYDYSKFEGPTGKIRTSAEQVDYLTELATKYPIISIEDGMDENDWDGWKLLTEKIGNRVQLVGDDLFVTNVDRLSTGIEKGIANSILIKVNQIGTLTETIAAVNMAKNAGYTSVMSHRSGETEDYTIADLAVALNCGQIKTGSASRSDRMAKYNQLLRIEEELGNSAYFPGKKAFKIK; this is encoded by the coding sequence ATGAGTATTATCGTTAAAATTCACGCTAGACAAATTTTTGATTCAAGAGGGAACCCTACTGTAGAGGTTGATGTAATTACTGAGAATGGGGTTTTAGGAAGAGCTGCTGTTCCTTCTGGAGCTTCTACTGGAGCGCATGAGGCACATGAATTACGTGATGGAGGAAAAGCTTTCTTAGGAAAAGGAGTTTTGAAGGCCGTTGAAAATGTAAATACTAAAATTGCTGAAGAGTTAGTTGGAACTTCTGTTTTTGAACAAAATCTTATTGATCAAATGATGATTGATTTAGATGGTACTTCAACTAAATCTAACTTAGGAGCTAATGCAATTTTAGGTGTTTCTTTGGCAGTTGCAAAAGCTGCAGCTGAGGAATTAGGTCTGCCTTTGTATAGATATGTTGGTGGAGTTTCTGCAAATACTTTGCCTTTGCCAATGATGAATATCATCAATGGAGGATCTCACTCTGATGCGCCTATCGCATTTCAGGAATTTATGATTATGCCGGTTAAGGCTACATCTTTTGCTCATGCATTGCAAATGGGTACGGAGATTTTCCACAATCTTAAAAAAGTATTGCATGATAGAAATCTTTCTACAGCAGTTGGTGATGAAGGTGGTTTTGCGCCAACTTTGGCTGGAGGTACTGAAGATGCATTAGATACTATCAAAAAAGCGGTTGAAGCTGCTGGTTATACTTTTGGTGATGATATCATGGTTGCTCTTGATTGTGCTGCTTCTGAGTTCTATAAAGACGGTAAGTATGATTATTCTAAATTTGAAGGTCCTACTGGTAAAATCAGAACATCTGCTGAGCAAGTTGACTATTTAACTGAATTGGCTACTAAATACCCAATTATTTCTATCGAAGATGGAATGGATGAAAATGACTGGGATGGTTGGAAATTGTTAACAGAAAAAATTGGTAACAGAGTTCAATTAGTAGGAGATGATTTGTTTGTGACTAATGTTGATCGTTTGTCAACAGGAATCGAAAAGGGAATTGCAAATTCTATTTTGATTAAAGTTAACCAAATTGGAACTTTGACTGAAACTATTGCGGCTGTTAATATGGCTAAAAATGCTGGATATACATCTGTGATGTCACACCGTTCTGGAGAGACTGAAGATTATACAATTGCTGATTTGGCAGTAGCATTAAACTGTGGTCAAATTAAAACAGGATCTGCTTCTCGTTCTGATCGTATGGCAAAATACAATCAATTACTAAGAATAGAAGAGGAATTAGGGAATTCTGCATATTTTCCCGGAAAAAAGGCTTTTAAAATAAAGTAA
- the rplO gene encoding 50S ribosomal protein L15, translated as MNLSNLQPAEGSTHNQNKRLGRGEGSGKGGTAARGHKGAKSRSGYSKKIGFEGGQMPLQRRVPKFGFKNINRKEYEGVNLDTLQSLVDNGVITDTVDMTVFVANRLATKNEIVKVLGRGELKAKLKVTAHKFTATAKAAIEAAGGEAVIM; from the coding sequence ATGAATTTAAGTAACTTACAACCTGCTGAGGGTTCTACGCACAATCAAAACAAAAGATTAGGTAGAGGAGAAGGTTCTGGTAAAGGTGGTACTGCAGCACGTGGACACAAAGGAGCCAAATCTCGTTCCGGTTATTCTAAAAAGATTGGTTTTGAGGGAGGGCAAATGCCACTTCAAAGACGTGTACCTAAGTTTGGTTTTAAAAACATCAATCGTAAAGAATACGAAGGTGTGAATTTAGATACTCTTCAATCATTAGTTGATAATGGAGTTATTACTGATACTGTTGATATGACAGTTTTTGTTGCAAATCGTCTAGCTACCAAAAATGAAATCGTTAAGGTTTTGGGTAGAGGGGAATTGAAAGCAAAATTAAAAGTAACTGCTCACAAATTCACTGCTACTGCAAAAGCTGCTATCGAAGCTGCTGGTGGAGAAGCTGTAATCATGTAA
- the infA gene encoding translation initiation factor IF-1, protein MAKQSAIEQDGSIIEALSNAMFRVELENGHIVIAHISGKMRMHYIKLLPGDKVKLEMSPYDLSKARITYRY, encoded by the coding sequence ATGGCAAAACAATCAGCAATAGAACAAGACGGATCCATCATTGAAGCATTGTCAAATGCGATGTTCCGTGTAGAGTTAGAAAATGGACATATTGTAATTGCTCATATTTCTGGTAAGATGCGTATGCATTATATCAAATTATTACCTGGTGATAAAGTGAAACTGGAAATGAGTCCTTACGATTTGTCAAAAGCAAGAATTACTTACAGATATTAA
- the rpsD gene encoding 30S ribosomal protein S4, with product MARYTGPKTKIARKFGEAIFGDDKAFEKRNYPPGQHGMAKKRGKKSEYAVQLMEKQKAKYSYGILEKQFRNLFEKASATKGVTGEVLLQLCEARLDNVVFRMGIAPSRRGARQIVSHRHITVNGEVVNIPSYHLKPGDKVAVREKSKSLEAIERSLSNSSHVYEWITWNNDLKEGTFVSVPARLQIPENIKEQLIVELYNK from the coding sequence ATGGCAAGATATACTGGTCCAAAAACCAAAATCGCTCGTAAATTTGGCGAGGCAATTTTCGGAGACGACAAAGCTTTCGAAAAAAGAAATTACCCACCTGGACAACACGGGATGGCTAAAAAAAGAGGAAAAAAATCTGAGTATGCTGTTCAGTTAATGGAAAAGCAAAAAGCTAAATATTCTTATGGAATTTTAGAAAAACAATTCAGAAATTTATTCGAAAAAGCATCAGCTACTAAAGGAGTTACTGGTGAGGTATTATTACAATTATGTGAAGCAAGATTGGACAATGTTGTTTTTAGAATGGGTATAGCTCCTTCTAGAAGAGGTGCTCGTCAAATCGTATCTCACAGACATATTACCGTAAATGGTGAAGTAGTTAATATACCTTCTTACCACCTTAAGCCTGGTGATAAAGTTGCAGTTCGTGAAAAATCTAAATCATTAGAAGCTATCGAACGTTCTTTATCTAATTCAAGTCATGTTTATGAATGGATTACTTGGAACAATGATCTTAAAGAGGGAACTTTTGTTTCTGTACCTGCAAGACTTCAAATTCCAGAAAACATTAAAGAACAATTAATCGTAGAGTTGTACAACAAATAA
- a CDS encoding dimethylarginine dimethylaminohydrolase family protein has protein sequence MLKLNVKNETSRLRVVVLGTAISNGPTPKAEEAYDPKSLEHILANTYPVEADMVAEMEAFNSVFQKYGVTVLRPEMIDNYNQIFVRDIGFVIDDTFVKSNILPDRERELDAIQYVIDQINPENVVRPPEDVHIEGGDVMLWNDYIFIGTYKGSDYSNYITARTNMQGVNFIKNLFPEKKIKEFDLVKSKIEARDNALHLDCCFQPVGKDKGIIYKRGFREEADYMFLVNLFGKENLFHITREEMYNMNSNVFSIAENVVVSEKNFTRLNNWLRANGFVVEEIPYAEIAKQEGLLRCSTLPLVRD, from the coding sequence ATGCTGAAATTAAATGTTAAGAATGAAACTTCCAGGTTGAGGGTGGTAGTTTTGGGGACTGCAATTAGCAACGGGCCAACGCCAAAAGCAGAAGAAGCGTACGATCCTAAATCTTTGGAACATATTCTAGCCAATACTTACCCAGTTGAAGCAGATATGGTTGCTGAAATGGAAGCTTTTAATTCGGTATTTCAAAAATATGGGGTCACTGTTTTACGTCCAGAAATGATTGATAATTACAACCAGATTTTTGTTCGGGATATTGGTTTTGTGATTGATGATACTTTTGTTAAATCAAATATTTTGCCCGATCGTGAAAGGGAATTGGATGCCATTCAGTATGTAATCGATCAGATAAATCCTGAAAATGTGGTTCGCCCACCTGAAGATGTTCATATCGAGGGAGGTGATGTTATGCTTTGGAACGATTATATTTTTATCGGGACTTACAAGGGAAGTGATTATTCTAATTACATCACGGCAAGAACCAATATGCAAGGAGTGAATTTTATTAAGAACCTTTTTCCTGAAAAAAAAATAAAAGAATTTGATTTGGTTAAATCAAAAATTGAAGCCCGGGATAATGCTTTGCATCTTGATTGTTGTTTTCAGCCAGTAGGTAAGGATAAAGGAATTATTTATAAGAGAGGATTTAGGGAAGAGGCAGATTATATGTTTCTTGTGAATCTTTTTGGAAAAGAGAATCTTTTTCATATTACAAGGGAAGAAATGTATAATATGAATTCCAATGTGTTTTCGATAGCTGAAAATGTTGTGGTTTCTGAAAAGAATTTTACGAGATTGAATAATTGGTTGCGTGCCAATGGGTTTGTGGTTGAGGAAATTCCCTATGCTGAAATCGCCAAACAAGAAGGTCTGTTAAGGTGCTCTACTTTACCTTTAGTAAGAGATTAA
- the rplQ gene encoding 50S ribosomal protein L17 has product MRHGKKFNHLSRQTAHRSSMLANMACSLIEHKRINTTVAKAKALKQFVEPLITKSKSDTTHNRRIVFSYLRSKYAVTDLFRDVAAKVGDRPGGYTRIIKVGNRLGDNADMAMIELVDFNELYNGGKKEVKKAKSRRGGKAKKAEGVVEAPAAEAEPTADAAE; this is encoded by the coding sequence ATGAGACACGGAAAAAAATTCAATCACTTAAGCAGACAGACTGCACATAGAAGTTCTATGTTGGCTAATATGGCTTGTTCTCTTATCGAGCACAAACGTATTAACACTACTGTTGCTAAAGCTAAAGCGCTTAAACAATTTGTTGAGCCGCTTATAACAAAATCAAAATCTGATACTACACATAATCGTCGTATCGTTTTTTCTTACTTACGTAGCAAATATGCTGTTACTGATTTGTTCAGAGATGTAGCTGCTAAAGTAGGTGATCGTCCAGGAGGATACACTCGTATCATTAAAGTTGGAAATCGTTTAGGAGATAATGCTGATATGGCAATGATCGAATTAGTAGATTTCAATGAACTTTACAACGGAGGTAAAAAAGAAGTTAAAAAAGCAAAAAGCCGTCGTGGTGGAAAAGCTAAAAAAGCTGAAGGAGTTGTTGAAGCTCCAGCTGCTGAAGCTGAACCAACAGCAGACGCTGCTGAATAA
- the carA gene encoding glutamine-hydrolyzing carbamoyl-phosphate synthase small subunit: protein MKYTTRKSAILLLSDGTIFHGKSIGISGKTFGEVCFNTGMTGYQEIFTDPSYFGQLMVATNAHIGNYGVNDKEVESNSIKIAGLICKNFSFNYSRTDSSGSLEDYFAKQNLICISDVDTRALVSYIRDNGAMNAVICTDDTPLEELKKLLAEVPDMKGLELASKVSTLEPYFYGDENAKYKISALDLGIKENILRNLAKRDCYIKVFPYNASYSELASFNPDGFFLSNGPGDPDPLDGAIQVAKEILENNKPLFGICLGHQVIALANGVSTYKMFNGHRGINHPVKNIITGKGEITSQNHGFAVNKEELENHPDLEITHLHLNDETVAGMRMKNKNCFSVQYHPEASPGPHDSSYLFDQFIENIKSV from the coding sequence ATGAAATATACAACACGAAAAAGCGCTATTCTATTATTAAGTGACGGAACAATATTCCACGGAAAGTCAATAGGAATTAGTGGAAAAACTTTTGGAGAAGTTTGTTTTAATACTGGTATGACCGGTTATCAAGAGATTTTTACGGATCCTTCTTATTTTGGGCAATTAATGGTTGCTACAAATGCTCATATCGGAAATTATGGAGTAAATGATAAAGAAGTTGAATCTAATAGCATTAAAATTGCAGGTTTAATTTGTAAAAATTTTAGTTTTAATTATTCCAGAACCGATTCATCCGGAAGTTTGGAAGATTATTTTGCTAAGCAAAATTTAATCTGCATATCTGATGTTGATACTCGAGCTTTAGTGAGTTATATTCGTGATAATGGTGCTATGAATGCAGTTATCTGTACAGATGATACACCTCTTGAAGAATTAAAAAAATTATTGGCAGAGGTTCCAGATATGAAAGGTCTTGAGTTAGCTTCAAAAGTTTCTACTCTTGAACCTTATTTTTATGGTGACGAAAATGCAAAGTATAAGATTTCTGCTTTAGATTTAGGAATTAAAGAAAATATTTTGCGCAACTTAGCCAAAAGAGATTGTTATATTAAGGTTTTTCCATATAATGCATCTTATTCTGAATTGGCTTCTTTTAATCCAGATGGTTTCTTCCTTTCAAACGGCCCTGGGGATCCAGATCCTCTAGATGGTGCTATTCAGGTTGCAAAAGAAATTTTAGAAAATAACAAACCATTGTTTGGTATTTGTTTAGGACATCAGGTTATTGCTTTGGCAAATGGTGTTTCGACCTATAAAATGTTCAATGGTCACAGGGGTATAAATCATCCTGTAAAAAATATTATTACTGGTAAAGGGGAAATTACTTCTCAAAACCACGGATTTGCTGTAAATAAAGAAGAATTGGAAAATCATCCGGATTTAGAAATTACGCATTTGCACTTGAATGATGAGACAGTAGCAGGTATGAGGATGAAAAATAAAAATTGTTTTTCTGTACAATATCACCCTGAAGCAAGTCCGGGACCACATGATTCTTCTTATCTTTTTGATCAATTTATAGAAAATATTAAATCCGTATAA
- the rpsK gene encoding 30S ribosomal protein S11, whose protein sequence is MAKATTKKRKVIVESTGEAHISATFNNIIISLTNKKGEVISWSSAGKMGFRGSKKNTPYAAQMAAEDCSKVALEAGLKKVKVYVKGPGNGRESAIRSLHNGGIEVTEIIDVTPMPHNGCRPPKRRRV, encoded by the coding sequence ATGGCTAAAGCAACAACAAAAAAACGTAAAGTTATCGTTGAATCAACGGGTGAGGCTCATATTTCTGCTACCTTCAATAACATCATCATTTCTTTGACAAATAAAAAAGGTGAAGTTATTTCTTGGTCATCAGCTGGTAAAATGGGTTTTAGAGGTTCTAAAAAGAATACTCCATATGCAGCTCAAATGGCAGCAGAAGATTGTAGTAAAGTAGCTCTTGAAGCTGGACTTAAAAAAGTAAAAGTTTATGTTAAAGGACCAGGTAACGGACGTGAGTCTGCTATACGTTCTTTGCACAATGGAGGAATTGAAGTTACAGAAATTATTGATGTTACTCCAATGCCTCATAATGGATGTCGTCCTCCAAAAAGACGTAGAGTTTAA
- the rpsM gene encoding 30S ribosomal protein S13, which yields MARIAGVDIPKNKRGVIALTYIFGLGKSRAIEILEKAQVSQDKKVQEWNDDEIGAIREAVSSFKIEGELRSEISLNIKRLMDIGCYRGIRHRSGLPLRGQRTKNNSRTRKGKRKTVANKKKATK from the coding sequence ATGGCAAGAATAGCAGGGGTAGACATCCCAAAAAACAAAAGAGGTGTTATTGCACTTACCTACATCTTCGGATTAGGAAAAAGTAGAGCTATTGAGATTTTAGAAAAAGCTCAAGTTAGCCAAGATAAAAAAGTTCAAGAATGGAATGATGACGAAATCGGAGCGATTCGTGAGGCAGTTTCATCTTTCAAAATTGAAGGTGAATTGCGTTCAGAAATTTCTTTGAACATCAAACGTTTAATGGATATTGGATGTTATAGAGGTATTCGTCACAGATCTGGTCTTCCTTTAAGAGGGCAAAGAACTAAAAACAACTCTAGAACAAGAAAAGGTAAAAGAAAAACTGTTGCTAACAAGAAAAAAGCAACTAAATAA
- the rpmD gene encoding 50S ribosomal protein L30 produces the protein MAKLLVKQVRSKINCPLTQKRGLEALGLRKMGQVVEHESNPAILGMINKVKHLVSVEEAK, from the coding sequence ATGGCTAAATTATTAGTAAAACAAGTTCGAAGCAAAATCAACTGTCCTCTTACACAAAAAAGAGGTTTAGAAGCTTTGGGTCTACGTAAAATGGGACAAGTTGTAGAGCATGAGTCAAATCCTGCTATCCTTGGGATGATAAATAAAGTTAAACACTTAGTTTCTGTCGAAGAAGCTAAATAA